CAGATTATTGAAAGAGAGGAGCGTTTTCCAACAGGACTTCCTGTTACGAATATTGGTGTTGCAATTCCGCACACTGACAGTGACTATGTAAAAAAATCGCAAATTGCTTTTATGTCTTTGAAAGAACCCATCACATTTTTTGAAATGGGTACTGCTGATAAACCAGTTGATGTTCATATGATTTTCATGCTGGCGTTAAAAGAACCGCATGAACAATTGGAAATGTTGCAAAAGCTGATTGGGATGATTCAACAGCCGGAAATAATGGGAAAGCTATATCATTGTCAATCAAAACCAGAATTCATTCAAATTATTCATGATGCTGGCTTAGCGTAAAGAAATGGAGGAAATAATATGTTAGATGCGTTACAGTGGTTTGTTGACTTGGGTGCAATCGTCGTTTTACCAATCTTGATTTTTGTGTTTGGTATGATTCTTGGAACAAAACCGGCTAAAGCTTTTACATCTGCTTTGACAGTCGGTGTAGGGTTTGTAGGGTTGAATTTGGTGATTGATTTATTGAGCAGTAGTTTAGGGCCCGCGGCACAAGCGATGGTTGAGCGTTTTGGTCTAAATTTGACAACTATCGATGTGGGCTGGCCGGCGGCTGCCGCAATTTCATATGGAACTGTTTTAGGAAGTTTGGCCATTCCTATTGGCGTGTTACTAAATGTGGGATTGATTATTTTGGGGTTAACGAAGACCTTGAATGTTGATATTTGGAATTTTTGGCATGGTGCGTTTATTGCTTCTTTAGTTTACGCATTAACCGGAAATTTTGCGATTGGAATCGCAGCAACAGTTGTTTACATGATGATGATTTTATTGTTTGGCGATATTCTAGGCCCAGTTGTAAAAAAATTCTATGGTTTTCCTAATATTACATTTCCGCATGGCACTGCGGCACCAGGCTTTATCTTTGCAATACCGATGAATTGGCTATTTGATCGTATTCCAGGCATCAAAAATTGGAAGGCAGATCCTGAAACGATCCAAAAACGTTTTGGTATTTTCGGCGATTCGACGGTGATGGGCTTTCTGATCGGCTTAGTGATTGGTCTTTTTGCAGGATATGATGTTGCTGGAGTTTTACAACTAGCCGTTAAAACAGGTGCTGTGATGGTGTTGATGCCGAAAATGGTTGCACTTTTGATGGAAGGATTGACGCCAATTTCAGAAGCAGCTAATGAATTTGTCAAGAAGCGTTTTCCTGGAAGAGAATTATATATTGGGATGGATGCTGCATTATCAGTAGGACATCCAGCCGTTCTGTCTTCTTCCCTGTTATTAGTACCAATCACAATTTTATTAGCAGTTATTTTGCCAGGAAATACAACCTTGCCGTTTGGAGATCTTGCAACGATTCCTTTCTTAGTTTGTTTAATGGCTGCTGTTTTCGCTGGAAACATCGTTCGAACGGTAATCGCAGGTTCAATCTATATGGTAAGTATTCTTTATATCACGTCTTGGGTCGCTCCACTTGTTACGATGTCAGCTAAGGCAGCAAACTTTGATCTACAAGGAAATTCAAGTATTACAGCACTTGCTGAAGGTGGCTTATGGACGACATGGATGTACGTTGGTCTGACCAAACTATTAAGCTGGGGCGGTTTAGCCATCATAGGAGTAGTTGTACTATGTGGAATGATTTATGTGAATAAAATTTTACCCAAAAGACAAGTAAACAAATAAACGAAATGAGAGGAAGTATAGACGATGAAAAAAATGTTGATCATGTGTGGTACTGGTGTAGCTACTTCTACAATCGTAACAAACAAAGTGAAAGAATGGTTGAAAGCAAAAGGGTACGAAAATGATGTACGATTATATCAATCAAAAGTCGCTGATGAGATGAACCGAATTGATGATTATGACATTATTGTTAGTACAACGGTCGTTCCAGATAAAATCAAAGATAAAATCATCATGGGCTTACCGCTATTAACAGGAATGGGAACTGAGGAAATGTATCAAGAAATTGAAGCTAAAATCAAAGAATAGGAGGGATTGCTTTGTTAGTTACATCTAAAGAATTATTTGAACAGGCTCAAAAAGAACAATTTGCTATTCCCGCTACTAATTTTTTTGACTTAGATTCAGCACGAGCATATGTGAGCGTGGCTGAACGTATGAATAAGCCTTTAATTCTTGCTTTTGCACAGGCACATATGGATATGATGTCATTAGAAGAGGCCGCTTTGATTGGAAACTATTTAGCAAAAAAAGCAAAAGTACCGGTGGTCTTACATTTAGATCATGGACAAAATGAAGCGATTATAAAACAAGCCATAGAATTAGGATTTTCATCCGTCATGATCGATGCGTCCCTTGATCCATTTGCAGAAAACGTTCGTCGTTCCAAAGCAATTACAGATTATGCTCATGAAAGAGGCGTCGTTGTTGAAGCAGAAATCGGGTTTGTCGGTTCTGGTGTGAATTATGAAAATCACGACCACAGCGATTCCATATACACCGAGGTAAAAGATGCGATGCGCTTTGTTGAAGAGACCAATGTAGATTCTTTAGCTGTTTCGATTGGAACAGCTCACGGGTTTTATAAAGGAACACCCAAAATTAGTTTTGAACGCTTGGCAGAACTTCAAAAGGCTGTAAAAATACCGCTCGTATTACATGGAGGTTCTTCTTCAGGCGATGATAACTTACATCGATGTGCCACAGAAGGAATCAGTAAAATCAATATATTTACTGACTTTATTACGGCAGCAATGAAAACGATCGAAGAAGAGAATCCTACCGATTATTTTCAATTAAAAAAAGAGGCCAATCAGGCAATGGAAAAAACATTGGAACATTACT
The Enterococcus silesiacus DNA segment above includes these coding regions:
- a CDS encoding PTS galactitol transporter subunit IIC, with the translated sequence MLDALQWFVDLGAIVVLPILIFVFGMILGTKPAKAFTSALTVGVGFVGLNLVIDLLSSSLGPAAQAMVERFGLNLTTIDVGWPAAAAISYGTVLGSLAIPIGVLLNVGLIILGLTKTLNVDIWNFWHGAFIASLVYALTGNFAIGIAATVVYMMMILLFGDILGPVVKKFYGFPNITFPHGTAAPGFIFAIPMNWLFDRIPGIKNWKADPETIQKRFGIFGDSTVMGFLIGLVIGLFAGYDVAGVLQLAVKTGAVMVLMPKMVALLMEGLTPISEAANEFVKKRFPGRELYIGMDAALSVGHPAVLSSSLLLVPITILLAVILPGNTTLPFGDLATIPFLVCLMAAVFAGNIVRTVIAGSIYMVSILYITSWVAPLVTMSAKAANFDLQGNSSITALAEGGLWTTWMYVGLTKLLSWGGLAIIGVVVLCGMIYVNKILPKRQVNK
- a CDS encoding PTS galactitol transporter subunit IIB is translated as MKKMLIMCGTGVATSTIVTNKVKEWLKAKGYENDVRLYQSKVADEMNRIDDYDIIVSTTVVPDKIKDKIIMGLPLLTGMGTEEMYQEIEAKIKE
- a CDS encoding fructose-bisphosphate aldolase, with the translated sequence MLVTSKELFEQAQKEQFAIPATNFFDLDSARAYVSVAERMNKPLILAFAQAHMDMMSLEEAALIGNYLAKKAKVPVVLHLDHGQNEAIIKQAIELGFSSVMIDASLDPFAENVRRSKAITDYAHERGVVVEAEIGFVGSGVNYENHDHSDSIYTEVKDAMRFVEETNVDSLAVSIGTAHGFYKGTPKISFERLAELQKAVKIPLVLHGGSSSGDDNLHRCATEGISKINIFTDFITAAMKTIEEENPTDYFQLKKEANQAMEKTLEHYFTVFSTK